One genomic window of Gracilinema caldarium DSM 7334 includes the following:
- the gcvPB gene encoding aminomethyl-transferring glycine dehydrogenase subunit GcvPB, with translation MMQQPVPLLQEESVPGRRAVQLPALSVPETTLPAELLREPPKLPELDELTVVRHFTRLSQMNFSIDGQFYPLGSCTMKYNPKMNEVAASYDGFRRAHPLAPESLSQGALALIHGLQEALKTITGFTAVSLQPAAGAHGELTGVLIIRAWHASRGDAKRNRILIPDSAHGTNPATCTMAGLVAETIPSDSSGGVDMDALREACSGEKAETIAGLMITNPSTLGLFERNIKEIMSIVHRAGGLVYGDGANMNALVGIVKPADLGFDVMHLNLHKTFSTPHGGGGPGAGAVGVTAGLAEFLPGPVAVKTTEGFSTRMPAHSIGRIKAFYGNFAVLVRAYAYIRRLGSEGLRRVAEYSVLNANYIRSLVAEKYPAVYGEGRWNMHEFVASPELGNGIHTLDIAKRLIDYGFHPPTIYFPLIVKEALMVEPTETESPETLEAFAKALLAIADEAQNNPDLVKSAPHNTPVGRLDETTAARKPILCYKG, from the coding sequence ATGATGCAGCAACCGGTACCCCTACTACAGGAAGAAAGTGTTCCAGGACGCCGGGCAGTTCAATTACCGGCCCTGTCAGTTCCCGAAACCACACTTCCGGCAGAACTGCTTCGGGAACCGCCAAAGCTTCCCGAACTGGATGAGCTTACCGTAGTTCGACATTTTACTCGGCTTTCCCAGATGAACTTTTCCATAGACGGCCAATTTTATCCCCTGGGATCTTGTACCATGAAATACAACCCCAAAATGAACGAAGTGGCTGCTTCTTATGACGGGTTCCGCCGTGCCCATCCCCTAGCCCCTGAAAGCCTGTCCCAGGGGGCCCTTGCGCTGATCCATGGCTTACAGGAAGCCCTGAAGACAATCACTGGTTTTACAGCTGTAAGTCTTCAGCCAGCCGCAGGAGCCCATGGGGAACTGACGGGGGTATTGATCATCCGGGCCTGGCATGCTAGCCGGGGAGATGCCAAACGAAACCGGATTCTCATTCCCGATTCGGCCCATGGCACCAATCCGGCAACCTGTACCATGGCAGGACTCGTTGCGGAAACAATTCCCTCCGATAGCTCCGGCGGTGTTGACATGGACGCTCTGCGTGAAGCCTGTTCAGGCGAAAAGGCCGAGACCATAGCGGGACTCATGATAACAAACCCCAGCACTTTGGGTTTATTTGAACGGAATATCAAGGAAATCATGAGCATTGTGCATCGGGCCGGTGGGCTTGTGTATGGCGATGGGGCCAACATGAATGCCCTGGTAGGCATCGTAAAACCTGCAGATTTAGGTTTTGATGTGATGCACCTGAACCTGCACAAAACCTTCTCTACACCCCATGGAGGCGGCGGCCCCGGAGCTGGAGCCGTCGGAGTCACGGCAGGCCTGGCAGAGTTCCTGCCGGGTCCCGTGGCGGTTAAAACCACCGAAGGTTTCAGCACCCGTATGCCGGCCCACTCGATTGGCAGGATTAAGGCCTTTTATGGCAATTTTGCCGTTCTGGTGCGGGCCTATGCCTATATCCGGCGCCTTGGCTCCGAAGGCCTGCGCCGGGTCGCCGAATACTCGGTTCTGAACGCCAACTATATCCGCAGTCTCGTGGCAGAAAAGTACCCGGCGGTGTATGGAGAAGGCCGGTGGAACATGCACGAATTCGTCGCCTCTCCGGAGCTTGGCAACGGCATCCACACCTTGGACATAGCCAAACGGCTTATCGATTACGGCTTCCATCCCCCCACAATCTACTTCCCCCTCATCGTAAAGGAAGCTCTGATGGTGGAACCCACAGAAACCGAAAGTCCCGAAACCCTGGAAGCCTTTGCAAAGGCCCTGCTGGCCATCGCCGACGAGGCTCAGAACAATCCGGACCTGGTTAAATCGGCCCCCCACAACACCCCTGTGGGCCGGCTCGACGAAACCACCGCCGCCCGCAAGCCCATCCTCTGCTACAAGGGGTAA
- a CDS encoding type II toxin-antitoxin system VapB family antitoxin, with the protein MRTTLDLPEDLIQEAMKITHISTKTDLIKIALQNLIQKEKSKELKDYFGKIDLDIDLDVLRKR; encoded by the coding sequence ATGAGAACTACCCTCGATTTGCCTGAAGATCTTATACAAGAGGCGATGAAGATAACTCATATTTCTACAAAGACTGATCTCATTAAGATAGCTCTACAAAACCTTATACAGAAAGAAAAAAGCAAAGAACTAAAAGATTATTTTGGAAAGATAGATTTGGATATTGATCTTGATGTACTGAGAAAACGATGA
- a CDS encoding methylated-DNA--[protein]-cysteine S-methyltransferase gives MKYTFLMQSPLGTLRVITTDAALSGIDFVNQIDEIPGSAAEQVAILSIPVDEKETPLLAADQKSICMMKVSSIIEQFEKELASYFSGTLQVFTVPFAVETGTEFQKKVWQALLSIPYGETRTYGDLARSLGLTLGASRAVGNACGANPIPIIIPCHRVVAAGGSLGGYSGGLWRKARLLALEGAASIA, from the coding sequence ATGAAATACACCTTTTTGATGCAAAGTCCTCTGGGAACATTAAGGGTTATCACAACAGATGCGGCTCTGTCAGGTATCGATTTTGTAAATCAGATTGATGAAATACCGGGGAGCGCTGCAGAACAGGTGGCCATCCTGTCCATCCCTGTTGATGAAAAGGAGACCCCTTTGTTGGCGGCCGATCAGAAATCAATTTGTATGATGAAAGTCTCTTCCATTATTGAACAGTTTGAAAAAGAGCTTGCATCCTATTTCTCAGGTACTCTGCAGGTATTCACAGTCCCTTTTGCTGTGGAGACTGGTACTGAATTTCAGAAAAAGGTTTGGCAGGCATTGCTCAGCATACCCTACGGAGAGACCCGCACCTATGGGGACCTGGCTCGTTCCCTTGGTTTAACCCTCGGGGCAAGCCGGGCCGTAGGGAATGCCTGCGGGGCAAACCCCATCCCCATCATCATTCCCTGCCACCGGGTCGTCGCCGCCGGGGGCAGTCTTGGCGGCTACTCCGGCGGCCTCTGGCGCAAAGCACGGCTGTTGGCCCTGGAAGGGGCAGCCTCAATTGCTTGA
- a CDS encoding FlgD immunoglobulin-like domain containing protein translates to MRLLRQLQRTASFLVIILMGSLSVLAQTVGVDTAQDLYSPQAAGGGLFSTSTGTSAAQSLNPASAGQAQRTLLDAGYLVLTGLGSETGIGHAISLGAIYPTKYAVFSGSTRLLSSPFDAFPIGTTFAIDLGVAKELYPGMTVGTGLNFGLGSDWTAALDLGFRYNMGKLYMLDDFTWAVVFGGLGKSFLPSPFTLAGGVSFDYLHISGKDGKPDPLRLGFATDLSIPTLTNLIWKLGLSATIAQIITISSSTGFNIQEALDGNHPSVIPSIGITANFTLKGTTTNQQGDVGGTLAAKPLYNDIWAFGTGVSWTMGVADKKPPVITIEYPETRYISPNNDGKADALEFPISITDQRYVDWWKFEIYDNNNNVVRTYRNKERRPETQGFRNVLDRILDVKSGVTVPETLRWDGILESGEVAPDGIYYFSLSAADDNENTATSPRYEVIVDTTAPIVEITSAGGSSDLSKLKIFSPDGDGNKDSFEIILKGSQEDLWDAGIYTAAGTKIRSFNIINGSPERIVWDGKNDNGAIVPDGVYSYRITATDRAHNSISMQLDNIIVNTERPVVSLLIGDSYFSPNGDAIKDTLRMSPGVPVKEGIVEWKLVVKNQNGTIVRNYFGKQSIPPQTDFDGRNDSGNLIAEGIYQAELSVIYQNGHIATTLSPTFVMDITAPSGTVQTEYPAFSPNNDGKQDVMVFIQEGSEEQSWQGEIRRIITGDPVYKEGSGVLVKTFSFAGQPDKRILWDGRDDAGRLAADGDFEYRLAATDRAGNRGTSNSVRFTLSTADTPVLVSTDLRAFSPNGDGVKDSINILPQLQVKDGIQTWKISIVDSSGKAVRNFEGRGRVPESILWNGKNDEGTVVSDGQYIARADITYINGNNPVAQSQTFTVDTIAPELSLKAPYTLFSPNQDGKKDFLILEIATSGQDNWKAEIADMTGKGIMSWAWKGAASDIRWNGTDNAGNQVTDGNYRLTVSATDDAGNRTSKSLEPITVDARNPRAFFTASALGISPNGDGKFDTTTFSIILNPRDGIESWKLEILSTSGSVYRTLGSGKTTPPETVLWDGKNDAGQVIEGSYTAHLQVLYTKGDVIEQTITPMVVDISGPKISFSTSPQYFSPDNDGVDDELTIRINVQDASPIATWNMEIREPEGPKQLFYRIEGRGTPASQYTWDGRSNKGELVQAATDYPVQVQAVDTLGNTSTIAAVIGIDVLVIREGDLLKIKVPSIIFRENAADFNNLPNEKVDNNLRVLRRIAEILNKFRDYRVKVEGHANPVTRTVKEETEELQPLSEARAKAIVEKLVEFGVDRSRLSYVGMGGSRPVVRYEDRDNWWKNRRVEFILIK, encoded by the coding sequence ATGCGTTTATTACGGCAGCTGCAACGCACAGCATCCTTTTTAGTAATTATATTGATGGGCTCCCTTTCGGTCTTAGCACAGACCGTGGGGGTTGATACAGCCCAGGATCTCTATTCGCCGCAAGCCGCAGGGGGAGGGCTTTTTTCCACCTCTACAGGGACTTCGGCGGCTCAATCACTGAACCCAGCCAGTGCTGGCCAAGCACAGCGAACCCTTCTGGATGCGGGCTACCTTGTATTAACCGGGCTTGGCTCAGAAACAGGCATTGGCCATGCCATCTCGCTCGGGGCTATCTATCCCACTAAATATGCTGTTTTTTCTGGATCTACTCGACTTCTTTCAAGTCCCTTTGATGCCTTTCCTATCGGAACAACCTTCGCCATTGACTTGGGTGTGGCAAAAGAACTCTACCCCGGAATGACTGTCGGTACAGGCCTTAACTTCGGTCTTGGCAGCGATTGGACCGCCGCCCTCGACCTGGGTTTCCGGTACAACATGGGAAAACTCTATATGCTCGATGACTTTACCTGGGCGGTGGTGTTTGGCGGACTCGGAAAGAGTTTTTTACCCTCCCCATTCACTTTGGCGGGGGGTGTCTCCTTCGATTATCTCCACATTTCTGGCAAGGATGGAAAACCAGACCCTCTACGGCTCGGATTTGCCACAGACCTTTCCATACCAACATTAACCAATCTAATTTGGAAACTAGGGCTTTCAGCAACAATTGCACAAATAATCACAATTTCGAGTTCTACAGGCTTTAATATACAGGAAGCCCTCGATGGCAATCATCCTTCAGTAATTCCTTCGATCGGTATTACCGCGAACTTCACCTTGAAAGGAACTACTACAAACCAACAGGGTGATGTAGGGGGAACATTAGCAGCAAAACCCTTATATAATGATATTTGGGCATTTGGAACCGGTGTAAGTTGGACCATGGGCGTGGCCGATAAAAAACCACCCGTTATCACCATAGAGTACCCCGAAACCCGGTATATCTCACCAAACAATGACGGCAAAGCAGACGCATTGGAATTTCCTATTAGTATCACAGATCAGCGTTATGTTGATTGGTGGAAATTTGAAATTTACGATAATAATAACAATGTGGTCCGAACCTACCGAAACAAGGAACGACGTCCTGAAACCCAGGGATTCCGAAATGTTCTTGATCGCATCCTGGATGTTAAGTCTGGCGTGACCGTACCAGAAACCCTCCGGTGGGATGGCATCCTGGAATCTGGAGAAGTAGCACCGGATGGTATTTATTACTTCTCCCTTTCTGCGGCGGATGATAATGAAAACACCGCTACCTCCCCTCGATACGAGGTAATCGTCGATACTACAGCCCCTATTGTGGAAATTACTTCAGCAGGGGGATCTTCGGATCTTTCGAAACTAAAGATTTTTTCCCCCGATGGAGACGGGAATAAGGACTCCTTTGAAATTATCCTAAAAGGTTCCCAGGAAGACCTCTGGGATGCAGGTATATATACTGCCGCAGGTACTAAGATACGATCTTTTAATATAATAAACGGATCCCCTGAACGGATTGTCTGGGATGGGAAAAATGACAATGGGGCTATCGTTCCCGATGGGGTCTATTCATACCGTATTACTGCTACCGATCGGGCTCACAATTCGATAAGCATGCAACTGGATAATATTATTGTTAATACCGAACGGCCTGTGGTAAGCCTTCTTATTGGCGACAGTTATTTCTCTCCCAATGGAGATGCTATAAAGGACACACTCAGGATGAGCCCCGGAGTCCCCGTAAAAGAGGGAATCGTAGAATGGAAATTAGTGGTAAAGAACCAAAATGGTACCATTGTACGAAATTATTTCGGGAAACAATCAATACCCCCACAGACCGATTTTGACGGTCGTAATGACAGTGGGAATCTCATCGCTGAGGGTATTTACCAGGCTGAACTTAGTGTCATCTATCAGAATGGACATATAGCAACAACCCTTTCTCCGACCTTTGTTATGGACATTACCGCACCTTCAGGTACCGTACAGACTGAGTATCCGGCTTTTTCTCCCAACAACGATGGTAAACAGGATGTAATGGTCTTTATCCAGGAAGGGTCTGAAGAACAAAGCTGGCAGGGAGAAATACGAAGAATCATTACCGGTGATCCGGTTTATAAAGAAGGCAGTGGGGTACTGGTAAAGACTTTCAGTTTCGCTGGTCAGCCAGATAAACGAATTCTCTGGGACGGTCGAGACGATGCAGGCCGGCTCGCTGCAGACGGTGATTTTGAATACCGACTTGCTGCAACCGATAGAGCAGGAAATAGGGGAACTTCAAATTCGGTTCGGTTTACCCTGAGTACTGCCGATACACCGGTTTTGGTAAGCACCGATCTCCGGGCCTTCTCTCCGAATGGAGACGGTGTCAAAGATTCCATCAATATACTACCACAACTTCAGGTAAAGGATGGTATTCAGACCTGGAAGATTAGTATCGTAGACAGTAGCGGCAAAGCGGTTCGCAATTTTGAAGGCCGTGGCAGAGTACCAGAAAGCATCCTTTGGAACGGCAAGAATGATGAAGGAACCGTTGTGAGCGATGGACAGTACATAGCACGGGCTGACATTACGTATATCAATGGAAATAATCCCGTTGCTCAATCCCAGACCTTTACAGTAGACACGATTGCACCGGAATTATCGCTTAAAGCCCCCTATACACTCTTCTCACCTAATCAGGATGGTAAAAAAGATTTCCTGATACTGGAAATTGCAACCTCCGGCCAAGATAACTGGAAAGCAGAAATTGCTGATATGACAGGCAAAGGCATCATGAGCTGGGCATGGAAGGGAGCCGCCTCAGATATCCGCTGGAATGGTACAGATAATGCAGGAAACCAGGTGACTGATGGGAACTATCGGCTCACCGTAAGCGCTACCGACGATGCTGGGAATAGGACATCAAAGTCCCTGGAACCAATAACAGTAGATGCCCGTAATCCCCGAGCCTTTTTCACAGCATCAGCTCTTGGAATTTCGCCAAATGGGGATGGTAAATTTGATACGACAACTTTCTCCATCATTCTGAATCCCAGGGATGGTATTGAGTCCTGGAAACTTGAAATTCTCAGCACCTCCGGTTCCGTGTACCGGACCCTTGGTTCCGGCAAGACTACTCCTCCAGAAACAGTACTCTGGGACGGGAAAAATGATGCCGGACAGGTTATCGAAGGCAGTTATACAGCCCATCTCCAGGTTCTATATACCAAAGGTGATGTAATTGAACAGACTATTACACCCATGGTGGTAGACATTTCTGGGCCAAAGATCAGTTTTTCCACCTCACCTCAGTATTTCAGTCCCGACAACGATGGAGTAGATGATGAGCTTACGATACGTATCAATGTTCAAGATGCCTCCCCGATAGCTACATGGAATATGGAAATCCGTGAGCCCGAAGGACCTAAACAGCTTTTCTATCGTATCGAAGGAAGGGGTACTCCAGCATCTCAATACACTTGGGATGGCCGAAGCAACAAGGGAGAACTTGTACAGGCCGCCACTGATTACCCAGTACAGGTTCAGGCTGTCGATACCCTGGGCAACACAAGCACTATAGCAGCAGTCATAGGAATTGATGTATTGGTAATCCGAGAAGGGGATCTGCTAAAAATTAAGGTCCCATCTATCATATTCCGTGAAAATGCTGCAGATTTTAACAATCTGCCCAATGAAAAGGTAGATAATAACCTTCGGGTCCTGCGGCGTATCGCAGAAATTCTGAATAAGTTCCGGGATTACCGGGTTAAGGTAGAAGGTCATGCAAACCCTGTAACCAGAACCGTAAAAGAAGAAACGGAAGAACTCCAGCCTTTAAGCGAAGCCAGGGCTAAAGCTATTGTAGAGAAACTTGTTGAGTTCGGGGTCGATAGAAGCCGCCTGAGCTATGTCGGCATGGGCGGCAGCCGACCTGTTGTCAGGTATGAAGACCGGGACAACTGGTGGAAGAACCGCCGGGTAGAATTTATATTGATTAAATAA
- a CDS encoding class I SAM-dependent methyltransferase, translated as METKKKDEWFYDEAFWDHFAPIMFDEQRWAEVSAVADGIEALYMTYGAPCNALDGAPGMRVPTGIVGATVAGPLTILDQCCGLGRLSVELARRGHQVTGIDITCSYLEAARESAQHEGLAIEFIEADVRYFVRLDSYHLVVNLYTSFGYFEEQADDRQVVANAYESLVPGGLYVIETLGKELAVRDFTEGEWFERSGAVVLTEFEPLADWEYLKNRWILLKDGQRFERSFNQRLYAATELKRIMLEAGFVSVMVFGDWDRRPYDMKAQKLIVMGRK; from the coding sequence ATGGAAACAAAGAAAAAAGATGAATGGTTTTATGACGAAGCCTTCTGGGATCACTTTGCACCGATCATGTTCGATGAACAACGCTGGGCAGAGGTCTCTGCAGTCGCTGATGGCATAGAAGCACTGTATATGACCTATGGAGCCCCATGTAATGCCCTGGATGGTGCTCCTGGTATGCGAGTTCCCACGGGAATTGTCGGTGCTACCGTTGCTGGTCCCCTCACTATTCTTGATCAGTGCTGTGGGCTTGGGCGTCTGTCAGTGGAACTTGCCCGCCGGGGCCACCAGGTTACAGGGATTGATATAACTTGCAGCTACCTCGAGGCCGCCCGGGAAAGTGCCCAGCATGAAGGGCTTGCGATCGAGTTTATAGAAGCCGATGTGCGGTATTTTGTACGTCTGGATTCATATCACCTGGTAGTGAATCTGTATACATCCTTTGGCTATTTTGAAGAACAAGCCGATGATCGGCAGGTGGTGGCCAATGCCTACGAGTCTCTTGTCCCGGGCGGCCTCTATGTTATTGAGACCCTAGGCAAAGAACTGGCGGTTCGAGATTTTACCGAAGGTGAATGGTTTGAACGTTCTGGTGCGGTGGTACTGACTGAGTTTGAGCCCCTTGCTGATTGGGAATATCTTAAAAACCGCTGGATATTGTTAAAGGATGGACAGCGATTTGAACGGAGCTTTAACCAGCGGCTTTATGCAGCAACGGAGCTCAAGCGGATAATGCTGGAAGCGGGTTTCGTGTCGGTTATGGTTTTTGGAGACTGGGATCGGCGGCCTTATGATATGAAAGCCCAGAAGCTGATAGTGATGGGGCGAAAATAA
- a CDS encoding mannose-1-phosphate guanylyltransferase: MFHDCIIMAGGSGTRLWPASNSYCPKQFLNIPGGGTFFQAALERAFAVTEADGKVLIVTGNSHVPHVMKACESLPETQKQRVVVIPEPAGRNTAPAIACAAVYITRTSSKQTSLQPPPNKQVNPKAQAKHPVLVLTSDHIIEPLKDFIADALAAAELAKSDHLVVFGIQPSRPETGFGYIEAGPAMAALDARAFQVMSFREKPDLATAEEFLAKGTFFWNSGMFAFDVHFMLSQFRQHAPAILAPFEQLGQPDEDHVEQLNMPGPDRAGSQGGLTLVSRWPGLETAYNTVPSISIDYAIAEHCTSVAMVASRFQWTDVGSWDEYAKVLEKSGKTTQGVSDDTTTEQQAAIFTADSSNCFVDSDIPVALCGVEDLIVVVRSGKGGGIPSVLICKKGDSQQVKTIVEAIRKSNRGDLL, encoded by the coding sequence ATGTTTCACGATTGTATCATTATGGCAGGCGGATCAGGGACCCGGCTCTGGCCTGCAAGCAATTCCTATTGTCCAAAGCAATTTTTAAATATCCCCGGCGGAGGTACTTTTTTTCAGGCAGCATTGGAACGGGCCTTTGCGGTAACCGAAGCGGATGGGAAGGTACTCATCGTTACGGGGAATTCTCATGTACCCCATGTCATGAAAGCCTGTGAAAGTCTTCCAGAAACTCAAAAACAACGGGTCGTGGTTATTCCAGAACCGGCAGGACGGAACACAGCCCCTGCGATTGCCTGTGCTGCGGTGTACATTACAAGAACATCTAGCAAACAGACTAGCCTTCAGCCCCCCCCCAACAAACAGGTCAATCCCAAGGCCCAGGCGAAACATCCAGTCTTAGTACTCACCAGCGACCACATCATCGAGCCCCTCAAAGATTTTATCGCCGACGCCCTGGCCGCAGCGGAACTAGCGAAGTCAGATCATCTTGTGGTTTTTGGGATTCAGCCGAGCAGACCCGAAACCGGCTTTGGGTATATCGAAGCAGGCCCGGCCATGGCGGCTCTGGACGCCCGGGCTTTCCAGGTAATGAGCTTCCGGGAAAAACCGGACCTGGCCACCGCAGAGGAGTTTCTTGCTAAGGGAACCTTTTTCTGGAACTCCGGCATGTTCGCCTTTGACGTACATTTTATGCTGAGCCAGTTCCGCCAGCATGCACCGGCTATTCTGGCTCCCTTTGAACAGCTGGGACAGCCAGATGAGGACCATGTTGAGCAGTTAAACATGCCAGGTCCGGACCGTGCTGGATCCCAGGGGGGCCTCACCCTGGTGAGCCGCTGGCCAGGCCTTGAGACAGCCTACAACACCGTACCATCCATATCGATAGACTATGCCATTGCAGAACATTGTACTTCCGTCGCCATGGTGGCAAGCCGTTTCCAATGGACCGATGTGGGCAGTTGGGACGAGTATGCCAAAGTCCTTGAGAAAAGCGGGAAAACCACACAGGGCGTCAGTGACGACACCACGACAGAACAGCAGGCAGCCATCTTTACCGCCGATTCATCAAATTGTTTTGTCGATTCGGATATTCCCGTGGCCCTCTGCGGGGTAGAAGACTTGATTGTGGTCGTCCGTTCGGGCAAGGGAGGAGGGATCCCTTCGGTGCTTATCTGTAAAAAGGGTGATAGCCAACAGGTAAAGACCATAGTAGAAGCAATTCGAAAATCCAACCGGGGGGATCTTTTATAG
- a CDS encoding acetate kinase, protein MVILTLNCGSSSAKYQVYDWDAKEVLAVGIVERVTQGNSFITHKAKGKEEYTLHHNCPNHTEAVELIIKTLTDPVHGVIHDMGMIKAVGHRVVHGGSKFTKSVIVTDEVMKAFHEVSDLAPLHNPANIMGIEAAKKVLPNVPHCAIMDTAWHQTMPESSYLYAVPYDWYEQHAVRRYGFHGTSFLYTSKRAAALLGKDFHNVNLIIAHIGNGSSINAVKNGCSFDTSMGLSPLEGLVMGTRSGDVDPAVPFYMMRKTGASASEIENILNKKSGLLGITGQYTDRRDIQAAVEKGDRRAELAQDVEAYRLKKYIGAYMAALGRVDALVFTAGVGEMAPFIRKKVLEGLEGLGIVYDPEKNAIARTRNAETNIAASNSKIPIFIIPTDEELVMTEDAYALMAGTYDIHTNFTYTFQSPDYVNKARAEGLKNDLVKNPALASILVKAK, encoded by the coding sequence ATGGTCATTTTAACACTGAACTGCGGTTCATCATCAGCCAAGTACCAGGTCTATGACTGGGATGCCAAAGAAGTACTCGCGGTCGGCATTGTGGAACGGGTTACCCAGGGGAACTCCTTTATTACCCACAAGGCAAAGGGCAAGGAAGAATATACTTTGCATCACAACTGTCCCAACCACACCGAAGCGGTCGAGCTTATCATCAAAACCCTAACCGATCCGGTTCACGGGGTCATTCACGACATGGGAATGATTAAAGCAGTAGGACACCGGGTTGTACACGGAGGTTCCAAATTTACCAAATCGGTTATCGTAACCGACGAAGTTATGAAAGCCTTTCATGAGGTCTCCGACCTGGCACCCCTGCACAACCCCGCCAACATCATGGGTATTGAAGCGGCTAAAAAAGTGCTTCCCAATGTGCCCCACTGTGCCATCATGGATACGGCCTGGCACCAGACCATGCCCGAATCGAGCTACCTTTATGCGGTACCCTATGATTGGTATGAACAGCATGCGGTCCGCCGCTATGGCTTCCATGGAACAAGTTTTCTCTATACCTCAAAACGGGCAGCTGCGCTGTTAGGCAAGGATTTCCATAATGTCAATCTCATTATTGCCCATATCGGAAACGGTTCATCTATTAATGCGGTGAAAAATGGTTGTTCCTTCGATACCTCCATGGGGCTCTCTCCCCTGGAAGGCCTTGTCATGGGGACCCGATCGGGCGATGTGGACCCCGCAGTGCCCTTCTACATGATGCGGAAAACCGGTGCCAGTGCTTCAGAAATCGAAAACATCCTGAACAAAAAATCGGGCCTGCTCGGTATAACCGGCCAGTATACCGATCGCCGGGATATACAGGCGGCGGTGGAAAAGGGAGACCGGAGAGCGGAGCTTGCCCAGGATGTCGAAGCATACCGGCTTAAAAAATACATCGGTGCCTATATGGCCGCCCTTGGCCGGGTGGATGCCCTGGTCTTTACCGCCGGGGTTGGCGAAATGGCACCCTTTATCCGCAAAAAGGTTCTTGAAGGACTGGAAGGCCTCGGTATTGTCTACGATCCGGAAAAGAACGCCATAGCCAGGACCCGGAATGCGGAAACCAACATTGCCGCCAGCAACTCAAAAATCCCGATCTTCATCATCCCCACCGATGAGGAACTGGTAATGACCGAAGATGCCTATGCCCTCATGGCCGGGACCTACGACATTCATACCAACTTTACCTACACCTTCCAGAGCCCCGACTATGTCAACAAAGCCCGGGCCGAGGGCCTGAAAAACGACCTGGTAAAAAATCCAGCTTTGGCTTCTATATTGGTCAAGGCAAAATAA
- a CDS encoding adenosine kinase: protein MLADFELVGIGNALIDVFADLKGTATPNIIEELVSLETNRHISHDQLATLVSELSGPVLCAGGGAANTIKLAAQLGIHSAFIGSVGRDEWRNQFAQELSAAGAAPLLVCTEKPTGGCVILRKAGEAPRIVASPSAALELGPEHINEEVIRQSRLIMIDGYILGRTALVDHIVHLAERYGTFIALDAGSEAIVQAHADRLETYCKTKPLMLFLNEAEAKAFCHHLDPRLSLVSAADIDETDLYRPLQTLTRHDIFPIIAVKRGDQGGLVYANGEIYRAPTQAIVPFDTTGAGDAFAAGFIAGWLRGKSLEDCADLGNQLAREIIQIPGTRIATQKLARYRRII from the coding sequence ATGCTCGCTGACTTTGAACTTGTAGGAATTGGTAACGCCCTGATCGATGTGTTTGCAGATCTGAAGGGAACCGCCACACCGAACATTATCGAGGAATTGGTATCTCTTGAGACAAACCGCCATATCAGTCATGACCAGCTTGCCACCCTGGTCAGCGAGCTTTCCGGTCCAGTGCTGTGTGCCGGAGGCGGAGCGGCCAATACCATAAAACTTGCCGCCCAGTTGGGTATTCACAGTGCCTTTATAGGCAGTGTGGGCCGGGATGAATGGAGGAATCAGTTCGCCCAGGAACTTTCAGCGGCAGGAGCGGCGCCGCTTCTCGTATGTACAGAAAAGCCTACCGGCGGCTGTGTGATCCTGAGAAAAGCCGGTGAGGCACCACGGATTGTAGCCAGTCCTTCGGCAGCCCTGGAATTGGGACCTGAACATATTAACGAAGAGGTGATCCGCCAGAGCCGACTCATTATGATCGATGGATACATTCTTGGAAGAACTGCCTTAGTCGACCATATCGTACACCTGGCAGAACGTTATGGTACCTTCATAGCCCTTGATGCAGGCTCAGAAGCTATTGTACAGGCCCATGCGGATCGGCTTGAAACCTATTGTAAAACTAAACCACTCATGCTGTTTCTCAATGAAGCTGAAGCCAAGGCTTTCTGTCACCACCTGGATCCCCGCTTAAGCCTTGTAAGTGCCGCCGACATTGATGAAACAGACCTGTACCGGCCGCTTCAGACCCTCACCCGGCATGACATATTTCCCATCATCGCTGTAAAACGTGGTGATCAGGGTGGACTGGTTTATGCGAATGGGGAGATTTACAGAGCTCCAACCCAGGCTATTGTCCCCTTTGACACAACCGGTGCAGGGGACGCCTTTGCGGCGGGCTTTATCGCCGGCTGGCTCCGCGGCAAATCCCTGGAAGACTGTGCCGATCTGGGGAACCAGCTGGCCCGGGAAATTATTCAAATCCCCGGCACCCGGATCGCAACCCAAAAGCTCGCCCGCTACAGGCGAATAATATAG